A single Arachidicoccus sp. BS20 DNA region contains:
- the fucP gene encoding L-fucose:H+ symporter permease, with protein MSNNPKFIDKKYVLIYGYVTCLFMIWGIALSMCDVLNKHFQNVLHIDKSKSGLIQLSVFGAYAVMSIPAGLFMKKFGYKKGVLLGLILFVCGTQLFIPAANNNSFTMFRIALFILGTGMATLETVAHPFAAALGDQRTSDRRLNFSQSFNAVGTMIGPAIGTYFLLRVTHDSNDLSSVKYLYLSIGIVIALFAIAFAFTHVPKVQYAHHEAENVEAGQNKPLIKHPHFIWSVAAQFFNVAAQSGTWAFFINYGHEKMGFSEQTAGNYMVLFMAMMTIGRIVGTALMKFIAPNKLLAAFALGSVLCCLIVAQNLGWTSFIALLMINFFFSIMYPTIFSLGLKDLGAKTQQASSYISMGMVGGAIFPYFMGKIANHDVAVSYYLPIICYVFIFLFAVRLYKSR; from the coding sequence ATGTCAAATAATCCAAAATTTATCGATAAGAAATATGTGCTTATCTACGGGTATGTTACCTGTCTTTTTATGATTTGGGGCATTGCACTTTCCATGTGCGATGTGCTTAACAAGCATTTTCAAAATGTGCTGCATATAGATAAATCCAAATCGGGTTTAATTCAACTATCTGTGTTTGGCGCCTATGCCGTAATGAGTATTCCCGCGGGGCTTTTTATGAAAAAATTCGGCTACAAAAAAGGCGTGTTGCTCGGACTGATTTTATTTGTCTGTGGCACACAATTATTTATTCCTGCGGCAAATAACAATTCATTTACTATGTTTAGAATCGCGTTGTTTATTTTAGGAACAGGCATGGCAACATTGGAAACAGTAGCGCATCCGTTTGCTGCTGCTTTGGGCGATCAAAGAACCAGCGACAGACGACTTAACTTTTCGCAATCATTCAATGCTGTCGGCACAATGATTGGTCCTGCCATCGGCACTTATTTTCTGTTGAGAGTTACACATGATTCCAATGACCTTTCTTCCGTAAAATATTTGTATTTGTCAATAGGCATTGTGATTGCACTTTTTGCCATTGCTTTTGCATTTACACACGTGCCTAAAGTTCAATACGCACATCATGAAGCAGAAAATGTTGAAGCCGGACAAAATAAGCCATTGATAAAACATCCGCATTTTATCTGGTCGGTGGCGGCGCAGTTTTTCAATGTGGCGGCGCAAAGCGGCACGTGGGCATTTTTCATTAATTACGGACATGAAAAAATGGGATTCTCCGAGCAAACGGCAGGTAATTACATGGTTTTGTTTATGGCAATGATGACTATCGGCAGAATTGTAGGCACAGCATTGATGAAATTTATAGCGCCAAATAAACTACTCGCTGCATTTGCATTAGGAAGTGTTTTGTGTTGCCTGATTGTAGCGCAAAATTTAGGTTGGACATCCTTCATAGCATTACTGATGATTAATTTTTTCTTCAGCATTATGTATCCGACTATTTTTAGTTTAGGGCTTAAAGATTTAGGTGCTAAAACCCAACAGGCATCTTCTTATATTTCAATGGGAATGGTAGGTGGCGCTATTTTCCCGTATTTCATGGGAAAAATTGCCAATCATGATGTAGCCGTTTCGTACTATTTACCGATTATCTGCTATGTGTTTATTTTTCTGTTTGCCGTGCGATTGTATAAATCGAGATAA
- a CDS encoding RNA polymerase sigma-70 factor — protein sequence MEQKFNYHAMEDEQLFALSRQDEAAFNEIYSRYYSLLFHIAYKTLKCRQVAEDIVQDIFISLYQRREKIAFSVSLKAYLNKAVRFKIFNEMRAENIRSKYCKNVFSNESCKIVFADLETKELSQKINQVFYNLPAKCRDVFTLSRNNGYSQKDISQMLSISLSTVEKHIGKALKIFRKELSEYSYMFSAS from the coding sequence ATGGAACAAAAATTCAATTATCATGCTATGGAAGATGAGCAGTTATTTGCTTTGTCGCGGCAAGATGAAGCAGCTTTCAATGAAATATATTCCCGCTACTATTCCCTGTTGTTTCACATTGCATACAAAACGCTGAAATGCAGGCAGGTAGCGGAAGACATCGTTCAGGACATATTTATTTCCCTCTATCAAAGAAGAGAAAAAATAGCTTTTAGCGTATCATTAAAAGCGTATCTCAACAAGGCTGTACGCTTTAAAATTTTTAATGAAATGCGTGCAGAAAATATTCGCAGCAAATATTGCAAAAACGTTTTTTCTAATGAATCTTGCAAAATCGTTTTTGCTGATTTGGAAACAAAAGAACTTTCTCAAAAAATCAACCAGGTTTTCTATAATTTGCCTGCGAAATGCCGTGATGTATTTACGCTAAGCCGCAATAATGGTTATTCTCAAAAAGATATTTCACAAATGTTGTCCATATCTTTAAGCACGGTAGAAAAGCATATCGGCAAAGCGCTGAAAATTTTCAGAAAAGAACTGTCCGAATATTCTTATATGTTTTCCGCTTCTTAA
- a CDS encoding glycoside hydrolase family 76 protein: protein MKYRYFFTVAIMLFLSSCTRHYDYDFSTQDGIDRYAIDWDKAADSSTEFLINNFWNPTPGYFNESTASSGFQYWPQAHGLDVLIDAFNRSKSSTYSDYINKWYTGVQQKNGNTFIGFYYDDMGWNALAVLRAYQATNDEKFKDAANTIWTDIKGGWSDELGGGIYWNKDKKFKNTPANGPACIFAVRLYEEFKDQSNLDWAVKDYNWLKDSLTDPNGFVYDGINTDGSRSSSAFTYNQGLMIGAANELYNATKDPAYLNDAQTFANYALNNTSYTTADRLLIDEGKGDGGLFNGIFIRYFTQLIANPDLDETVRKRYIDFLKLNAETLWYAGANKQAGLYGTYWKNPPTDASVDLTVEESGCMLIEAAALLNQKQLL from the coding sequence ATGAAATACAGATATTTTTTTACTGTTGCGATAATGCTGTTTCTAAGTTCATGCACAAGGCATTACGATTATGATTTCAGTACACAAGACGGTATTGACCGGTACGCTATTGACTGGGACAAGGCAGCCGACAGCAGCACGGAATTTTTAATCAATAATTTCTGGAATCCCACTCCGGGTTATTTCAATGAAAGCACAGCAAGTTCCGGCTTTCAGTATTGGCCGCAGGCGCATGGTTTGGATGTGTTGATAGATGCATTCAACAGAAGCAAAAGCAGCACTTATTCCGATTATATTAATAAATGGTACACCGGTGTTCAGCAAAAAAACGGCAATACATTTATCGGCTTTTACTATGACGATATGGGCTGGAATGCATTAGCTGTACTCCGTGCTTATCAGGCGACTAACGATGAAAAATTCAAGGATGCAGCAAACACTATATGGACAGATATAAAAGGTGGCTGGAGCGACGAACTGGGCGGCGGAATTTATTGGAATAAAGACAAAAAATTTAAAAACACTCCGGCAAACGGTCCCGCTTGTATTTTCGCTGTAAGATTATATGAAGAGTTCAAAGACCAAAGCAATCTCGACTGGGCTGTAAAAGATTACAACTGGCTAAAAGATTCTTTAACCGACCCGAACGGTTTTGTATATGACGGAATTAATACAGACGGTTCAAGGTCATCATCGGCATTTACATATAATCAGGGGTTAATGATTGGCGCAGCAAATGAATTGTACAATGCAACAAAAGATCCTGCATATCTCAACGATGCGCAAACATTTGCCAATTATGCTTTGAACAATACATCTTACACTACTGCCGACAGATTGCTGATAGATGAAGGAAAAGGCGATGGCGGATTATTCAACGGCATTTTCATTCGTTATTTTACACAACTTATTGCAAACCCCGATTTGGATGAAACTGTAAGAAAACGCTACATCGATTTTCTGAAGCTGAATGCCGAAACACTTTGGTATGCGGGTGCTAATAAGCAAGCCGGTTTATATGGAACTTACTGGAAAAATCCGCCTACTGATGCATCTGTTGATTTAACTGTTGAAGAAAGCGGCTGTATGCTCATTGAGGCTGCCGCGCTGTTAAATCAAAAACAATTATTGTAA
- a CDS encoding SusE domain-containing protein yields MKKLNYLILFALAFLAATSCKKDDNSVSTTVTPVKTFFSPANDKFVDLSNTSTVLFEWDQSLAQDGGLVLYTVAFDKPDGDFSHPLYTVVSDGNGVNNKATISKATLNTIAKNAGISPLDSINLKWTVFSSKGVNAVKADSARTITVKRANGLDNPPAELYITGTATEGGDDLSKAIKLKSTGDGKFEIYTSLKSGTYHFVDKTSGSDISSFYIDGSTFREGDDVTTITGSDTKEYRIDLDLSILNAQISQIKAVDFWYCSKNDFEGTFTYKSNGVWEMDNYKVVFTDMGGWTDNRHKFRVTVNNGTADTYEWWGNSDHEGGNAPTSSSPASFYYLRAIALSDNDQWDYGFKFPDAADGKQADIQLIFSPDIANYTHSVTIH; encoded by the coding sequence ATGAAAAAGCTCAATTATCTTATACTTTTTGCATTAGCGTTTTTAGCTGCAACAAGCTGTAAAAAAGATGACAATTCTGTAAGTACAACGGTTACACCTGTAAAAACGTTCTTCTCTCCTGCCAACGATAAATTTGTTGATTTATCCAATACTTCAACAGTTTTATTTGAGTGGGACCAATCGCTTGCACAAGATGGCGGTTTGGTGCTTTACACCGTAGCATTCGATAAGCCGGACGGAGATTTTTCGCATCCGCTATATACGGTTGTTTCCGATGGAAACGGCGTGAATAACAAAGCAACTATTTCAAAAGCCACATTAAACACGATAGCAAAAAATGCCGGAATTTCTCCATTGGACAGCATCAACCTTAAATGGACAGTATTTTCATCTAAAGGTGTTAATGCAGTAAAGGCAGATTCCGCACGCACCATTACTGTTAAGCGCGCTAATGGATTAGACAATCCACCGGCAGAGCTTTACATCACAGGAACAGCAACAGAAGGCGGAGATGATTTGTCCAAAGCCATCAAGCTGAAATCTACCGGCGACGGGAAATTTGAAATTTACACTTCGCTCAAATCCGGAACATATCATTTTGTGGACAAAACTTCCGGCAGCGATATAAGTAGTTTTTATATCGACGGCAGCACTTTCCGCGAGGGAGACGATGTAACAACGATTACAGGCAGCGATACAAAAGAGTATAGAATAGATTTGGATTTATCTATATTAAATGCACAGATAAGTCAAATTAAAGCAGTCGATTTTTGGTATTGTTCCAAAAACGATTTTGAAGGCACTTTCACTTATAAGAGTAATGGTGTTTGGGAAATGGATAATTACAAAGTAGTGTTTACCGATATGGGTGGCTGGACAGATAATCGTCATAAATTCAGAGTTACTGTAAACAACGGTACGGCAGATACTTACGAATGGTGGGGAAACAGCGACCACGAAGGTGGAAATGCGCCTACATCAAGCAGTCCGGCATCTTTCTATTATTTAAGAGCCATAGCACTTAGTGATAATGATCAATGGGATTATGGTTTCAAATTCCCTGATGCAGCCGATGGAAAACAAGCCGATATTCAATTAATTTTTTCGCCTGATATTGCGAATTATACACACTCGGTAACCATTCATTAG
- a CDS encoding RagB/SusD family nutrient uptake outer membrane protein has protein sequence MKKSYRILYFITIICIGFSCKKLDLVPTNEYTELNYWTSVDKANLVLNTAYSQIVNPDYFFYNEVLSDNAYDGRGDAAGVTSISSGVYDPSLQRLDDEWRFHYQGIKTSNVILEYIDKVPGITKDEINQISAQARFLRAWHYFQLTTWWGAVPLFDHDISIEESQNISRSSHDSVVNFVLKELDDIENVLPVNTAYTKSDIGRITKGAVIALKARVYLYENRWQDVVNECSKLIGSTQNGTYSLFSSYAGLFNPANENNSEVILSAGYVPNLRTYGDLIDMVPISAGARLNGLAPTQELVNDYMMLNGKLPSDASSGFNANNPYTNRDPRMTATLVYDGYQWTKPDGSTKTIYIKPGTDPDKSAPDEYKAGSIASPTGYYVRKYYDPTASNFNSGLDLILIRYADVLLMYAEAKNELSKLDETDWNTTIKALRSRAGFTDANALDYNAAWSQSDLRTIIRRERRDELALEGLRIFDIRRWKTAETVLNGYVHGAQFGDPSVDDGYLRVNIRKFDPSRHYLWPIPRDERALNPNLDQNPGW, from the coding sequence ATGAAAAAGAGCTATCGAATATTGTATTTTATTACGATTATCTGCATAGGTTTTTCGTGTAAGAAACTCGATTTGGTTCCGACCAATGAGTACACGGAACTTAACTATTGGACCTCTGTAGATAAAGCCAATCTTGTCTTGAATACTGCGTATTCACAGATTGTCAATCCCGATTATTTTTTCTACAACGAAGTATTATCGGACAACGCTTACGACGGGAGAGGCGATGCTGCAGGTGTAACATCCATTTCTTCCGGCGTGTACGACCCATCGTTGCAACGCCTGGACGATGAATGGCGCTTTCACTATCAGGGAATCAAAACAAGTAATGTTATTCTCGAATACATCGACAAAGTTCCCGGCATTACGAAAGATGAAATCAATCAGATATCCGCGCAAGCAAGATTCCTAAGAGCATGGCATTATTTTCAATTGACTACATGGTGGGGAGCAGTTCCGTTGTTTGACCACGACATTTCTATTGAAGAATCACAAAACATTTCAAGAAGCTCGCATGACAGTGTTGTCAATTTTGTTTTAAAAGAATTAGATGACATTGAAAATGTTTTACCGGTCAATACGGCTTATACCAAAAGCGACATCGGTCGCATAACCAAAGGTGCAGTTATTGCATTAAAAGCGCGTGTCTATCTTTATGAAAACCGCTGGCAGGATGTAGTAAATGAATGCAGCAAGCTGATTGGCTCTACCCAAAACGGAACGTATTCGCTGTTTTCATCTTATGCAGGTCTTTTTAACCCGGCAAACGAAAATAATAGTGAAGTAATACTGAGTGCAGGCTATGTTCCAAATTTAAGAACCTATGGCGATTTGATAGACATGGTTCCCATTTCTGCGGGAGCAAGATTAAACGGACTTGCACCTACGCAAGAATTAGTAAATGACTACATGATGCTAAACGGTAAATTGCCAAGCGATGCATCTTCCGGGTTCAACGCGAATAATCCTTACACTAACAGAGACCCTCGCATGACGGCTACACTTGTGTACGATGGCTACCAATGGACGAAACCAGATGGCTCTACTAAAACCATTTATATCAAGCCCGGCACCGACCCCGACAAGAGCGCGCCTGATGAATATAAAGCAGGAAGCATAGCTTCTCCCACAGGATATTATGTAAGAAAATATTACGACCCGACTGCATCGAATTTTAATTCGGGACTGGATTTGATTCTTATTCGTTATGCCGATGTATTGCTGATGTATGCCGAAGCAAAAAATGAGTTAAGTAAGTTGGATGAAACCGATTGGAATACAACTATCAAAGCGCTTCGTTCGCGTGCAGGATTTACGGATGCCAATGCGCTGGATTATAACGCAGCTTGGAGTCAAAGCGATTTAAGAACAATTATCAGAAGAGAACGTCGTGATGAACTGGCGCTGGAAGGATTGAGAATTTTCGATATCCGTCGTTGGAAAACTGCAGAAACCGTTTTAAATGGCTATGTGCATGGCGCACAATTCGGCGACCCAAGCGTAGATGACGGGTATCTCAGAGTCAATATCCGAAAGTTTGACCCAAGCCGGCATTATTTATGGCCCATACCAAGAGACGAGCGAGCGTTGAATCCGAATCTCGACCAAAATCCGGGATGGTAA
- a CDS encoding SusC/RagA family TonB-linked outer membrane protein gives MMRNNTVFYLKNIFISVCATVVFCCLSSSLYAQETEHLLTGLVKDSAGHPLAGASVQIKSSRRGALTDNNGKFSLNISNNGDTLIIRYLNYKDQTKYVHAETYVEITMTTTASANDLGQVVVVGYGTQKSVSVTGGVDVVKSKAFEGRAVPNVSQALQGTAPSLIIQQKSFEPGQPVNLNLRGVSTLGDNSPLVVIDGVVGGDINNINPNDIASVSILKDAGAAAIYGSRSANGVILITTKQGKAGSSSLTYNGIATLIHPHILVKPVPGWENMLLKDQALSNSGQAIQYSPLDIQSQKEKGDDEWFLDEIFKDALQQNHNLTLSGGAGNSSYLVSAGYMAQNSNFVGPAKGVKRYNYRMNLSTQYKQLKLSTNIAYTRNEIKDHSYSTGTLVVDAERTPPLYQMQDSLGRYLVNDVLTQFNPLGILNDGGFRKYDNDNLFGTITGDLTIVKGLTLKGVFGGTLDANHEYWQTDFVPFFRAGTPLGGDTAGVYGYSQGSSAGDFNSKNILLNTQLILQYAKTIGKHDFLIMGGYTTESYTGKSNHVQLDTLSSDLHLPNSSTYANVGNQQITPQGTSENALHSFIGRLRYSYDEKYLFEGDFRADGSSKFAADNRWGYFPSVSGGWVISKEDFFKNGKIADYIDMLKLRTSYGVLGNQNVGNYQYQTTYFVFSNAYGFNNTPVAGTGFNTANPDIRWETAHTFNIGADVSAFHNKLSVNFDYFHKLTKNILQTPNLPGTFGGSNVDFNIASVRNEGWEVTVNYNTRGSIFSHSLSFNIADTRNKITQMANGQDRIQTADEIQILYAKGLPIASYVGLKRDGYFQNLNDIQNKPKFVGLDVAPGDISYKDKNGDGIIDDNDRYVLGEPFPHYTFGLTYDLGWKNFDLNIFIQGVGQRTMDVRGELLEPFHMNYSYVIFDHQLDFWTPTNPDAKYPRLAVSGSSSNTNNFRKGSDLNMFNAAYARLKNIQIGYTLPEKWSKSMGIEKLRMYFTGQNLLTLAKTKFIDPESTEFSGNLTSGGSNSGRNYPTLLYYGFGLDVNF, from the coding sequence ATGATGAGGAACAACACCGTTTTCTATCTGAAAAATATTTTTATATCAGTATGTGCGACAGTCGTTTTCTGTTGCTTGTCATCTTCATTGTATGCTCAGGAAACGGAGCATCTCTTAACAGGTTTGGTCAAGGATTCTGCAGGGCATCCTCTTGCCGGAGCAAGTGTCCAAATAAAAAGTAGTAGGCGCGGTGCACTTACCGATAACAATGGAAAATTTTCCCTCAACATCAGTAACAACGGAGATACACTGATTATCCGTTATCTGAATTACAAAGACCAAACAAAATATGTCCACGCTGAAACATATGTAGAAATAACTATGACCACAACTGCTTCTGCCAACGATTTAGGACAGGTTGTAGTTGTAGGTTATGGAACGCAAAAAAGCGTAAGTGTTACGGGCGGCGTAGATGTAGTAAAATCCAAAGCATTTGAAGGAAGAGCAGTTCCAAACGTTTCTCAAGCTTTGCAGGGAACAGCGCCAAGCCTGATAATACAACAGAAGAGCTTTGAACCCGGACAGCCCGTTAATCTTAATTTAAGAGGTGTAAGCACGTTAGGCGACAACTCGCCATTGGTCGTAATAGATGGAGTTGTTGGCGGCGATATTAATAACATCAATCCAAATGATATCGCAAGTGTTTCCATATTGAAAGATGCCGGAGCAGCAGCTATTTACGGTTCTCGTTCGGCAAACGGTGTTATTTTGATTACGACCAAGCAAGGCAAAGCCGGAAGTTCGTCATTAACCTACAACGGCATCGCTACATTGATTCATCCACATATTCTTGTAAAGCCTGTTCCGGGTTGGGAAAATATGTTGTTGAAAGACCAGGCACTAAGCAATTCAGGACAAGCTATTCAATACAGTCCTTTAGATATCCAGAGCCAAAAAGAAAAAGGCGACGATGAATGGTTTTTGGATGAAATTTTTAAAGATGCGCTCCAGCAAAATCACAATCTTACACTCAGTGGTGGTGCGGGCAACAGTAGCTATCTTGTTTCCGCAGGTTATATGGCGCAGAACAGCAATTTCGTTGGTCCGGCAAAGGGCGTAAAGCGTTACAATTACCGCATGAATCTGTCCACACAGTATAAGCAACTGAAACTTTCTACCAATATTGCTTATACAAGGAATGAAATTAAAGACCATTCTTATAGTACAGGAACACTTGTTGTAGATGCAGAAAGAACGCCGCCGCTTTACCAAATGCAAGATTCTTTAGGCAGGTATTTGGTTAATGATGTATTAACCCAATTCAATCCTTTAGGCATCTTGAACGACGGCGGTTTCAGAAAGTACGATAATGACAACCTGTTCGGAACAATAACCGGCGACCTTACAATTGTCAAAGGCTTGACGCTTAAAGGTGTTTTCGGCGGAACGCTGGATGCCAATCATGAATACTGGCAAACAGACTTCGTTCCTTTCTTCCGCGCAGGCACACCTTTAGGTGGCGACACAGCGGGCGTTTACGGTTATTCGCAAGGTTCGAGCGCAGGCGATTTTAATTCTAAAAATATATTGCTCAATACACAATTGATTCTTCAGTATGCAAAAACGATTGGCAAACACGACTTTTTAATCATGGGTGGTTATACAACAGAATCATACACAGGAAAGTCAAACCATGTACAGCTTGATACGTTATCTTCCGATTTGCATCTTCCCAATTCATCTACTTATGCCAATGTAGGCAATCAGCAGATTACACCACAAGGAACGAGTGAAAATGCGCTGCATTCTTTCATCGGTAGGCTTCGTTATTCCTATGATGAAAAATATTTGTTCGAAGGCGATTTCAGAGCAGACGGTTCTTCAAAATTTGCCGCAGATAACCGTTGGGGATATTTTCCTTCCGTATCCGGTGGATGGGTTATCAGCAAAGAAGATTTTTTTAAAAACGGGAAAATAGCCGATTATATTGATATGCTTAAGTTGCGCACTTCTTATGGTGTATTGGGAAATCAGAATGTAGGAAATTATCAGTACCAGACAACATATTTTGTATTTTCCAACGCTTATGGGTTCAACAATACTCCTGTTGCCGGTACCGGATTTAATACGGCAAATCCTGACATCCGATGGGAAACCGCACACACGTTTAACATTGGAGCAGACGTAAGTGCATTTCATAATAAGTTAAGTGTAAATTTTGACTATTTCCACAAGCTCACAAAGAACATTCTGCAAACGCCCAACCTACCGGGAACATTCGGCGGCAGCAATGTAGATTTCAATATTGCATCCGTACGAAATGAAGGCTGGGAAGTTACGGTTAATTATAACACAAGAGGCAGCATATTCAGTCATTCGCTTTCTTTCAATATTGCAGATACAAGAAACAAAATTACGCAGATGGCAAACGGTCAGGATAGAATTCAGACTGCTGACGAAATACAGATTTTGTATGCCAAAGGTTTGCCGATTGCCTCTTATGTCGGACTTAAAAGAGACGGTTATTTTCAGAACCTGAACGATATACAAAACAAGCCGAAGTTTGTGGGGCTGGACGTAGCACCGGGAGATATTAGTTATAAAGACAAAAACGGCGATGGCATTATCGATGATAATGACCGATATGTCCTTGGCGAACCTTTCCCGCATTATACATTCGGGCTTACTTATGATTTGGGCTGGAAGAATTTTGACCTGAATATCTTCATACAAGGTGTAGGGCAAAGAACGATGGATGTAAGAGGCGAATTACTCGAGCCTTTCCACATGAATTATTCTTATGTAATCTTTGACCATCAGTTAGATTTTTGGACACCCACAAATCCTGATGCAAAATATCCGAGACTTGCAGTTTCCGGGAGTTCTTCCAATACCAATAATTTCCGTAAAGGCTCCGACCTGAATATGTTTAACGCTGCTTATGCGCGCTTAAAAAATATTCAAATCGGTTATACTCTTCCTGAGAAGTGGAGCAAAAGCATGGGCATTGAAAAGTTGAGAATGTATTTTACAGGACAAAATTTATTAACGCTTGCCAAAACAAAATTCATCGACCCGGAATCAACAGAGTTTAGCGGAAATCTCACAAGCGGTGGTTCCAACAGCGGAAGAAATTATCCTACGCTGCTGTATTACGGTTTTGGATTGGATGTAAATTTTTAA
- a CDS encoding glycoside hydrolase family 76 protein: MKKHIFFIFLLFAGYSQNVVNAQAHKYDNAARALEQKIQQYFYRPDINYYRELPDTNSNNHKVAFLWSMGALWQADNEMENAGIAAGLLKKDIIVIEKYFDAAPPAQGYDSYPSEFGKEDRYYDDNQWLGLTAIDAYFRTKDKFYLDFGEKIYRFMMTGYDTVSGGGLYWKEGDKTTKNTCSNGPGIVLALKLYKATHNKNYLDTALILYKWVNKHLQISDGLYYDNLNVQTGKVATWQFSYNTGTMLQSNILLYDITKNKKYLKEANRIALAAKDYFYGSGKFRDDYWFNAVLLRAYQQLLDFNPDKQYINAFKACLDNALQTNQNANGLMGKEKLLNLVGQGGMLEILARFAAMESK; the protein is encoded by the coding sequence ATGAAGAAGCATATTTTTTTCATCTTCTTACTTTTTGCAGGTTATTCGCAAAATGTAGTAAATGCACAAGCCCATAAATATGACAATGCAGCGCGCGCACTTGAACAAAAAATTCAACAATATTTCTACCGTCCCGATATTAACTATTACAGAGAACTGCCCGATACTAATTCCAATAATCACAAAGTGGCATTTCTATGGTCGATGGGTGCTTTATGGCAAGCCGATAATGAGATGGAAAATGCAGGCATTGCAGCAGGCTTGTTGAAAAAAGATATTATAGTTATTGAAAAATATTTTGATGCAGCGCCACCCGCGCAGGGCTATGATTCTTATCCGTCAGAATTTGGTAAGGAAGACAGATATTATGACGATAATCAATGGCTCGGACTTACGGCTATAGATGCATACTTCCGTACAAAAGACAAATTCTATCTCGACTTCGGCGAGAAAATTTATCGCTTTATGATGACAGGTTATGATACTGTTTCCGGCGGCGGGCTTTACTGGAAAGAAGGCGATAAAACTACAAAAAATACTTGCAGCAATGGACCGGGAATTGTATTGGCATTAAAGCTGTACAAAGCCACACACAACAAAAATTATTTGGATACAGCATTGATTTTATACAAATGGGTAAATAAACATTTGCAAATATCCGATGGTTTGTATTACGACAATCTTAATGTACAAACGGGCAAAGTTGCCACATGGCAATTCTCCTATAACACAGGAACAATGCTGCAATCCAATATACTTTTATATGACATTACCAAAAACAAAAAATACTTAAAAGAAGCCAATAGGATTGCGCTTGCAGCGAAAGATTATTTTTATGGGAGCGGCAAATTCAGGGACGACTATTGGTTTAATGCTGTATTGCTGCGGGCTTATCAGCAATTACTGGATTTCAATCCTGACAAGCAATACATCAACGCGTTCAAAGCTTGTCTTGACAATGCTTTGCAGACCAATCAAAACGCAAACGGATTGATGGGAAAAGAAAAATTACTTAATCTCGTTGGTCAGGGCGGAATGCTTGAAATACTTGCGAGGTTTGCTGCAATGGAATCGAAATAA